The Alosa sapidissima isolate fAloSap1 chromosome 6, fAloSap1.pri, whole genome shotgun sequence genome window below encodes:
- the sh3bgrl2 gene encoding SH3 domain-binding glutamic acid-rich-like protein 2 has translation MVIRVYIASSSGSVAVKKRQQAIVGFLEANRILFEEVDITMLENERQWMYRNIPQEKHPEKGNPMPPQIFNGQEYCGDYEDFFQSKENNTVFSFLGLNSHPSVKESES, from the exons ATGGTAATCAGGGTATACATCGCCTCTTCCTCCGGGTCTGTCGCG GTGAAAAAGAGGCAGCAGGCGATCGTGGGCTTCCTGGAGGCGAATCGGATTTTGTTTGAGGAAGTAGACATCACCATGCTGGAGAACGAGAGGCAGTGGATGTACCGGAACATTCCGCAGGAGAAGCACCCTGAGAAGGGCAACCCCATGCCCCCGCAGATCTTTAACGGACAGGAGTACTGTGGG GACTATGAGGATTTCTTCCAATCGAAGGAGAATAACACTGTGTTTTCATTCCTGGGACTCAACTCCCACCCCTCAGTGAag GAATCCGAATCATAA